A window of the Anaerolineales bacterium genome harbors these coding sequences:
- a CDS encoding sugar-binding protein → MRTKKIILLLSLAVLLALILTACAGSTPTKAPATQAPEKTTSLPEPTAEPSGKDPLADNTIAIAWIPKALGNPVFETGRIGAETKAKELTEQGPYKVEIVYTASVNSDIAEQARVVEDVISKGVDAIGISCNEPTGCVAPINKAVEAGIPVMTWDSDSPDSNRFTYLGVDNVEGGKAAAELLMAALPEGGKVAILTGVPGAANLEARITGFKEGVAGSNLEIVTTVACNDDISTGVQVVEETMQKYPDLNGWFFVGLWPLLANQGSMPQWEAASKAGTLKTVSFDTLPVELEFVKQGLVYGLVGQKYWGWGYDTVQMIYDKIVSGKTFDAFTNSGMDIVTAKNVDAMIEAWNNNDFTKPLPDWK, encoded by the coding sequence ATGCGAACAAAGAAAATCATTCTGCTGCTCAGCCTTGCGGTGCTTTTGGCCCTGATCCTCACCGCCTGCGCCGGCAGCACGCCCACCAAAGCGCCGGCCACCCAGGCTCCCGAAAAGACAACCAGCCTGCCCGAGCCGACCGCGGAGCCCAGCGGGAAGGATCCCCTGGCCGACAACACCATCGCCATCGCCTGGATCCCGAAGGCGCTTGGCAACCCGGTCTTCGAAACCGGCAGGATCGGCGCGGAGACCAAAGCCAAGGAGCTGACCGAACAAGGCCCGTACAAAGTGGAAATCGTCTACACCGCCTCGGTTAATTCCGACATCGCCGAGCAGGCCCGCGTGGTGGAGGACGTCATCTCGAAGGGCGTCGACGCGATCGGCATCTCCTGCAACGAGCCGACCGGCTGCGTGGCGCCGATCAACAAGGCGGTCGAAGCCGGAATCCCGGTCATGACCTGGGATTCGGACTCGCCCGACAGCAACCGCTTCACCTACCTCGGCGTGGACAACGTGGAAGGCGGCAAGGCGGCCGCCGAACTCCTGATGGCGGCGCTGCCCGAAGGAGGCAAGGTCGCCATCCTCACCGGAGTGCCGGGAGCCGCCAATCTGGAGGCGCGGATCACCGGATTCAAGGAAGGGGTCGCGGGCAGCAACCTGGAGATCGTTACCACCGTGGCCTGCAACGACGACATCAGCACCGGGGTGCAGGTGGTCGAAGAGACCATGCAGAAGTACCCGGACCTGAACGGGTGGTTCTTCGTCGGATTGTGGCCGCTGCTGGCCAACCAAGGCTCGATGCCCCAATGGGAAGCCGCCTCCAAGGCCGGCACCCTCAAGACCGTATCGTTCGACACCCTGCCGGTGGAATTGGAATTCGTCAAGCAGGGTTTGGTGTACGGCCTGGTGGGCCAGAAATACTGGGGCTGGGGATACGACACCGTGCAGATGATTTACGACAAGATCGTCAGCGGCAAAACGTTCGACGCCTTCACCAATTCCGGGATGGACATCGTCACGGCCAAGAACGTGGACGCGATGATCGAAGCCTGGAACAACAACGATTTCACCAAGCCGCTTCCCGATTGGAAATGA
- a CDS encoding sugar ABC transporter ATP-binding protein, with product MRRIALNVQAGPVPLLETRGLSKAFPGVLALDKVDFEAYRGEVVALLGENGAGKSTLMKILSGAYRPDEGRILIDGAGVNPENPQHARDLGISIIYQEFNLTRNQAVWTNIFLGRELRRKGPLGAFNVADRRTMRAKTAELLRRVGARFSPDEVVRNLSVAEQQMVEIAKALSEDAKIIIMDEPTSALGEEEVAILFRIIRSLKAQNLAVIFITHRLEEVFRIANRIVVLRDGKRVGGMPVREATIGKVVSMMVGRDLDRKTVHRTRNGERNGRKAVLEVRNLSQKGALQDVSFVLRRGEILGVAGLIGAGRTELARAIFGADPIDAGEIRIDGRTVKVSSPSAAVKAGLALVPENRQQQGLVLIHSVQNNIALPRLDSLSRCGVVRTGEVRSLVGEFIRKLRIRTPGPLQRVVNLSGGNQQKVVLAKWLATAPKVLIMDEPTRGIDVGAKAEIYAIMDGLARQGVGIIMISSELPEVLTMSDRILAMREGRATGILKRSEATEEKIMALLSCGRTSQS from the coding sequence ATGAGGAGAATCGCATTGAACGTGCAAGCCGGACCGGTTCCGCTTTTGGAAACCCGCGGATTGTCGAAAGCCTTCCCCGGGGTCCTGGCGCTGGACAAAGTGGATTTTGAGGCTTACCGCGGGGAAGTGGTGGCCTTGCTCGGGGAAAACGGAGCCGGAAAATCCACTTTGATGAAAATCCTTTCGGGGGCCTACCGGCCCGACGAAGGCCGGATCCTCATAGACGGCGCCGGGGTCAACCCCGAAAACCCCCAGCACGCCCGGGACCTCGGAATTTCCATCATCTACCAGGAGTTCAACCTGACCCGGAACCAAGCCGTGTGGACGAACATTTTCCTCGGCCGCGAACTGCGCCGGAAGGGGCCGCTGGGGGCCTTCAACGTCGCCGACCGGAGAACGATGCGGGCCAAAACCGCCGAACTACTGCGGCGGGTGGGCGCCCGCTTTTCCCCCGACGAGGTCGTGCGCAACCTCTCGGTGGCCGAGCAGCAAATGGTGGAGATCGCCAAAGCCCTCTCGGAAGACGCGAAGATCATCATCATGGACGAGCCCACCTCCGCCCTGGGGGAGGAGGAAGTGGCGATTCTGTTCCGGATCATCCGATCCTTGAAGGCCCAGAACCTGGCCGTGATCTTCATCACCCACCGGCTGGAAGAAGTGTTCCGGATCGCCAACCGGATCGTCGTCCTGCGCGACGGGAAACGGGTCGGAGGAATGCCGGTCCGCGAGGCGACGATCGGCAAGGTCGTTTCGATGATGGTCGGACGGGACCTGGACCGGAAAACCGTTCATCGCACCCGCAACGGGGAGCGCAATGGACGGAAGGCGGTCCTGGAAGTGCGGAACCTTTCGCAGAAGGGCGCACTGCAGGACGTCAGCTTCGTACTGCGGCGGGGCGAAATCCTGGGCGTCGCCGGATTGATCGGGGCCGGACGGACCGAGCTGGCTCGCGCGATTTTCGGCGCCGATCCGATCGACGCCGGCGAGATCCGGATCGACGGCCGCACGGTGAAGGTTTCCTCCCCCAGCGCCGCCGTCAAAGCCGGATTGGCGTTGGTGCCCGAGAACCGCCAGCAACAGGGTTTGGTCCTGATCCATTCGGTCCAAAACAACATCGCCCTGCCCCGGTTGGATTCGCTCTCCCGCTGCGGGGTGGTCCGCACCGGCGAGGTGCGGTCCTTGGTCGGGGAGTTCATCCGCAAACTGAGGATCCGGACTCCCGGCCCCCTCCAGCGGGTGGTGAACCTTTCGGGCGGCAACCAGCAGAAGGTGGTGCTCGCCAAATGGCTGGCGACGGCTCCCAAGGTGCTGATCATGGACGAGCCGACGCGCGGCATCGACGTCGGCGCCAAAGCCGAAATCTACGCGATCATGGACGGCCTGGCCCGGCAGGGGGTCGGGATCATCATGATCTCATCGGAGTTGCCCGAGGTGTTGACGATGAGCGATAGAATCCTCGCCATGCGCGAGGGACGCGCAACCGGCATCTTGAAACGGAGCGAAGCCACGGAGGAAAAAATCATGGCTTTGTTAAGCTGCGGTCGGACGAGCCAATCTTAA
- a CDS encoding ABC transporter permease, translating into MRAFSWIAIAAFGEILVIIIAGIDLSVGSTMALAGLAAGFAYRADQPMAVGLLAGILTGALVGAVNGLIVTKGRLPAFIATLGTLSIGRGLCYGLTNGQPITDFPDSFRMLGQYDLPVFGLNIPLPAIYMIVLAAVMGFFLSRTVWGYRIYALGGNEQATALSGINVGRLQLLVFILSGLLAGIAGVVMTARLGVASPTAANGYELDVIAAVFIGGASTSGGEGSILGALMGAAIMQVLRNGLVLLGFPAYWQSAAIGLVIVVTLMLDQYRKRRGR; encoded by the coding sequence CTGCGCGCCTTTTCCTGGATCGCCATCGCGGCCTTCGGCGAAATTTTGGTGATCATCATCGCCGGGATCGACCTTTCGGTCGGATCCACCATGGCGCTGGCGGGATTGGCGGCCGGATTCGCGTACCGCGCGGACCAGCCGATGGCGGTCGGCCTGCTGGCCGGGATCCTGACCGGGGCGCTGGTGGGCGCGGTCAACGGATTGATCGTCACCAAGGGCAGGCTGCCCGCCTTCATCGCCACCCTGGGCACCTTGAGCATCGGCCGTGGGCTGTGCTACGGGCTGACCAACGGACAGCCGATCACCGATTTTCCGGATTCTTTTCGGATGCTGGGGCAGTACGATCTGCCGGTGTTCGGATTGAACATCCCCCTGCCGGCCATCTACATGATCGTCCTGGCCGCGGTCATGGGGTTTTTCCTTTCGCGCACGGTTTGGGGTTACCGGATCTACGCCCTGGGCGGGAACGAACAAGCCACCGCGCTTTCGGGAATCAACGTCGGGCGCCTCCAGCTGCTGGTGTTCATCCTCTCCGGCCTGCTGGCCGGAATCGCCGGGGTGGTGATGACCGCCCGCCTGGGGGTAGCCTCTCCCACCGCGGCCAACGGCTACGAACTCGACGTGATCGCCGCGGTGTTCATCGGGGGCGCCAGCACGTCGGGCGGCGAAGGCTCCATCCTCGGCGCGCTGATGGGCGCGGCCATCATGCAGGTGCTGCGCAACGGGCTGGTGCTGCTGGGCTTTCCCGCCTATTGGCAGTCGGCGGCGATCGGCCTGGTGATCGTGGTCACCCTGATGCTCGACCAGTACCGGAAGCGGCGGGGCCGCTGA